A single genomic interval of Helicoverpa zea isolate HzStark_Cry1AcR chromosome 19, ilHelZeax1.1, whole genome shotgun sequence harbors:
- the LOC124639482 gene encoding putative nuclease HARBI1 — translation MTFSFFRSCCVLNNYIPISMAMDIFETLEDEFDEYFDRLTIPRKTPVYRERINYMETLDETDFRARFRLTKKAVMFVYSIIEKAISVPTERNLAIKPINRLLLTLRFYATGSFLTVVGDFSGVSKASASRFVYLVSQAIARLRGLFIKFPSNTEDIQQEFFNIAKFPRLIGAIDCTHVPIKSPGGNNAEEWRNRKSQFSFNVQTVVSAKLRILDIVARWPGAAHDQTIFNNSFIKQRLQNGEFRNCVIVGDRGYENTSYLLTPLQTPMTPAEHLYNESQIRSRNVVERTYGVWKNRFPILSKKILLSVSRVQAVIVACAVLHNIAIDMRDDHFEAIYPVGEPDEHDVVNQSSLENVGDATVRSNLINDYFGSLL, via the exons AtgacattttctttctttcgttCGTGTTGTGTTTTAAacaattatatacctatttcaatGGCAATGGACATTTTTGAGACTCTTGAAGATGAGTTTGATGAATATTTCGATAGACTCACAATACCACGCAAGACTCCAGTGTATCGGGAAAGAATAAACTATATGGAGACATTAGACGAAACGGACTTCAGGGCGCGCTTCAGACTCACTAAGAAAGCTGTGATGTTTGTGTATTCAATTATTGAGAAAGCAATATCTGTCCCTACAGAAAG GAATTTGGCTATAAAGCCAATTAATCGTCTACTGTTAACATTGAGGTTTTACGCGACGGGAAGCTTTCTTACAGTAGTAGGTGATTTCTCTGGTGTAAGCAAAGCTTCTGCCAGTCGCTTTGTCTACCTGGTTTCACAAGCTATTGCACGATTGCGTGGGTTGTTTATCAAATTCCCAAGCAACACTGAAGACATACAGCAAGAGTTTTTCAATATAGCTAAATTCCCAAGGCTTATTGGTGCTATCGATTGTACCCATGTACCCATAAAATCTCCAg gTGGAAACAATGCAGAAGAATGGAGAAACAGGAaatcacaattttcttttaatgtgCAAACTGTAGTGAGTGCAAAGTTAAGGATCTTGGACATAGTGGCTAGATGGCCAGGAGCAGCTCATgatcaaacaatatttaataattcttttataaaGCAACGACTTCAAAATGGAGAATTTAGAAACTGTGTAATTGTTGGTGATAGAGGATATGAAAATACTTCATACCTACTTACTCCACTACAAACTCCTATGACTCCAGCAGAACATCTGTATAATGAATCCCAAATAAGAAGCAGAAATGTAGTAGAAAGAACCTATGGGGTTTGGAAAAACAGATTccctattttatcaaaaaaaattttgctATCTGTATCTCGTGTACAGGCTGTAATAGTGGCATGTGCAGTGTTGCACAATATTGCAATAGATATGCGAGATGACCATTTTGAAGCCATTTACCCCGTGGGTGAGCCAGATGAACACGATGTTGTGAATCAAAGTAGTCTAGAAAATGTGGGGGATGCAACAGTgcgaagtaatttaattaatgattattttggtTCATTACTATAA